Below is a genomic region from Methylobacterium sp. FF17.
GCCGCGCTTCGCGACCTGAAGGACGATCGAGCACGGAGACAGGAAGTGCGCGAGGAACGCCTGAGGACGACGGCCGGGCTGCGCGGTACCCCAGCCCTGGTGCTGAGTGCCTGGCGCGGCCGCTCCGGCCGCCGCTACGTGGTCGGCATTCACGAACTCGCCGAGCCCGAGCTCGACGACATGGGCGAGGCCGTGGTGATGGCGGTGCGCCGCGACGCCTCGGGCGTGGGTGAGCTGATTTCGGTGGCCTCCGCCGGGCAGAGCCCGCGCGAGCGCCTGCACCGCAACTGGATCGCCCGTGCCCGTCACAAGGGCGCCACCGAGATGCACGTCCACCGCCTGGCCGAGGACGAGGCCGAGCGCGAGGCGATCGTCGCCGATCTCGGTTCCGAGCAGAAGGCCGACGCCGCGAACTGATCGCGGCGTCTCGAACGCCCGACCGCCCTCGCCTCACGATCCCGCCGTGAGGATCCCGGAAGCGCCCGAATCGCGGCTCGCCATCCTTTCGCCGTCGAGACCCTGCCAAGCCTGTGATCGGGACGCCCTTCCCCGGGCTGCCATGCCCCGTCACGAGCGCAGGATACGAACACCCGATGGCGCAGAGCCCGACCCCGGCCCGTTCCCCTTCGCGCAAGGGGTTGTTCCTCCCCTACATCCTGCTCGGCACTCTGGTGGTCGCGTGGTCCGCCGGGTGGTTCTACATCCGTCATCGGGCCGCCTCCGAGATGGATGCCTGGCTCGCGCGGGAGCAGGCCGCCGGGCGGACCTGGACCTGCGCCGACCGCTCCATCACCGGCTATCCCTTCCGGATCGAGCTGCGCTGCGCCGCCCTAGCCTTCGCGCGCACCGACAGCCGCTTCACCCTCGGGCCGGTGACGGCGGTGGTGCAGGTCTATCAGCCGCGCCAGGGCATCCTGGAAGTCGGCGGCCCGTTCCACGTGGAACAGGGCGACCTCACGGCGGATGCGGACTGGACCGCCCTGAAGGGAAGCTTCCACGGCGCGTCGGACGGTTTCGTCCGGGCCTCCCTGGTGGCCGACGGTGCAAAGGGCAGCGTGCACGGCGCGGGCGAGGCGCCGATCGCGTTCGCGACCCAGCACCTCGAACTTCATGCCCGTCCGACGCCGGGCCGCTTCGAATCGGACGGCGCCGTCGATACCAGCCTCCGGGTGACCCGGATCCAGCTCCCGCTGGCCGATGCGGCGCTCGGCAACACCGATCCGGCCGATCTCGCACTGGACACCACGATCAATCGCGCCACCACCCTGCAGACCGGTCCGGTGGCCCAGGAACTCGACGCGTGGCGCCAGGCGGGCGGAAGCCTCAACCTCACGCTCCTGTCGTTGGCCAAGGGTGAGCGCCGATTGCAGGCGAAGGGCTCCCTCGACCTCGACGCCGCGCATCGGCCCCAGGGTCAGCTCGAACTGCGCGCGGCCGGCGTCGAGGCCCTGGTCGCCCAGGTGATGGGCCAGCGCTTCGGGGCCGAGAAGGGGGCGCTCCTCGGCAATCTCGTCGGGCAGTTGCTGAACCGGCGCAACCCGGCCGGCGCCGAGGGGAGCGCGCCGGCGCAGGGCGACGCCGCCCTGAAGGCGCTGCCGCCGCTGCGCCTCGCCGAGGGACGCCTGATGCTCGGCCCGTTCCCGATCCCGAGCGTGCAACTCCCCCCGCTCTACTGAGCGCGGTGTCCCGTCAGGGCGTCGGCTCGCTCGGGCGACCGCGCCCGAAATCGGCCTCCGCCGTCTCCTGGCCCATGGCCACGATGCCCCGGCGGATGGCGCGGGTGCGGGTGAAGAGCTCGTGGAGCGCGTCGCCGTCGTCCCAGCGGATCGCGCGGGCGAGGGCCGCGAGATCCTCGTTGAAGCGCCCCAGCATCTCCAGCACCGCGTCCTTGTTGGTCAGGAACACGTCCCGCCACATGGTCGGGTCGGAGGCCGCGATGCGGGTGAAATCGCGAAAGCCGCCGGCGGAGAACTTGATCACCTCGGATTGCGTCACCGCCTCCAGGTCGGCGGCGGTGCCGACGATGTTGTAGGCGATGAGGTGCGGCACGTGGCTGGTGATCGCCAGGACGAGGTCGTGATGCTCCGGCGTCATCGTCTCGACGATGGCGTTGAGGCCCTCCCAGAAACGCTGGACCCGGGCGGTCGCCTCCGGGTCCGTGCCTTCGGTGGGCGTGAGGATGCACCAGCGCCCCGAGAACAGGGTCGAGAACCCGGCATCCGGCCCGGAATACTCGGTGCCCGCCACGGGGTGCGCGGGCACGAAGGCCACGCCCTCGGGGAGGTGCGGCGCCACCGCCGCGACCACCGAGGCCTTGACCGAGCCGACATCGGACACGATGGCGCCGGCCTTCAGGTGCGGGCCCATCAGTGCCGCGACCGCGCCCACCGTCCCCACCGGCACGCACAGGATGACGAGGTCGGCCCCGCCCACGCCCGTCGCGATGTCGTCGGTGACCGTGTCGGCGAGGTTGAGGGCGCGCACCCGCTCCAGCACGCCGGCATCCCGGTCGATGGCGACGATGTGCCGGGCAAGCCCGTAATGCCGGGCGCCGCGCGCGATCGAGGATCCGATCAGCCCGAGGCCGACGATGGCGAGGGTGTCGAGGTCAGGCACCGGGCGCGTCCTGCACGAAAGCGGTGAGCGCGTCGAGGAAGGCGGTGTTCGCCGCCTCCCCACCGACGGTGACGCGCAGGGCGTCGGGCAGCCCGTAGGACGAGACCCGCCGGGTGATGACGCCCCGCGCCGTGAGGAAGGCGTCGGCTTCGGCGGCCGAGCGGCCGGGCGCGTCGGGGAAGTGCACGAGGAGGAAGTTCGCCACGCTCGGCGTCACGGTCAGGCCGAGGCCGCGCACGGCCTCCGTCATCGCGGCGAGCCAGGTGTCGTTGTGGGCGACCGCCGCCGCCACGTGCGCGTCGTCCGCGATGGCGGCCGCCCCCGCCGCGATCCCGGCGCCCGACAGGTTGAACGGCCCCCGGATGCGGTTGACCGCATCCGCCACTTCCAAGGGCGCCACCATCCAGCCGATGCGCAGGGCGGCGAGACCGTGGATCTTCGAGAAGGTGCGGGTCATCACGACGTTGTTGGCCTCGAGCACGAGGTCGAGGCCCGAGGCGTAGTCGTTCGCCCGCACGTACTCGGCGTAAGCGCCGTCGAGGACGAGGAGCACGTGCGGCGGCAGGCCCGCATGCAGGCGCCGCACCTCGTCGAAGGGCAGGTAGGTGCCGGTCGGGTTGTTGGGATTGGCGAGGTAGACGATCTTGGTGCGCGGCGTGACGGCGGCGAGCAGGGCATCGACGTCGGCGCGCAGGTCCCGCTCCTTCACCACCACGGGCGTACCCCCGGCGGCCAGGATCGCGATCCGGTAGACCAGGAATCCGTGTTCGGTGAAGATGCCCTCGTCGCCGGCGCCGAGATACGCGTAGGCGAGGAAGGACAGGAGCTCGTCCGAGCCCGCGCCGCAGACGATGCGCGCCGGATCGAGGCCGTAGCGGGCCGCGATGGCCTCGCGCAGGCGCGCCGAGGTGCCGTCCGGATAGAGTTCGAGCTTGGCGGCCTCCGCCTTCATCGCCGCCACCGCCTTCGGACTCGGACCCAGGGGCGTCTCGTTCGAGGAGAGCTTGTGCACCTTCAGGCCCGGGGCGCCGCTCTTGCCGGGCACGTAGGCCTCGATGGCGAGAACGCCGGGGCGGGGCACCGGGCGTGAGGGAGCGAGGGGGGCAGAGGACATGGGAACGGGCCAATCGAGGTGCGAAGCGCCCGTCTAACAAAGCTCGCCCGGCTTTGCGAGCAGGCGCGCCTCAGGCCGCCGCGATCTCGGCGAGCAGGATTTCCGGAATCGTCAGCCCCTCCGCCTCGGCGCGGGCCCGGAGCGCGAGGCGTCGGCTGCCCGGCAGGCGGGCGCCCGGCTGCGCTTCGATGGATCCGGCGAGCACCGCGAACCGCTCCAGCGCGTCCGTGGCCAGCGCCGTGGCGTCGAGGGCGAGGATGAGCTGCCCGGTGCCCGGCGGATCGCCGGCGGCGTCGAGGAACGAGGAGGCCTCCCCGGCAAAGCGCGCGCCCACCAGCCCGGCGGCCAGGATCTCCACCATCAGCGCCAGGGCGATGCCCTTGGCGTCGCCCAGCGGCAGCATCGTGCCCGCCAGCGCCGCGCTCGGGTCGGTGGTGGGCCGGCCCTCGGCGTCGAGCGCCCAGCCCTCGGGGATCGCCTCCCCGCGCTGGCGGGCGCTCACGATGGCGCCGCGCGCCACCTTCGAGAGGGAGAGGTCGATGACCACCGGCGCGCGGCCGGGCAGCGGGGCGGCAAAGGCGACGGGGTTGGTGCCGAGCACGGCGCGGGCGCCGCCCCAGGGCGCCATCGCGGCGGGGGTGTTGGCGAACAGGATCGCCACGAGGCCCTGCTCGGCCAGGGCTTCCACCGGACGGCCCGCCGCGCCGCAATGGTGCGAGCGCCGGATGCCGGCCGCCGCCACGCCCTGGACCCGTGCGATTGCGGGCAGGTCGGCCACGACCCGGTCCAGGGCCGGATAGGCGAAACCGTGCGCGGCATCCACGGCGAGCAGTCCCGGCCGGGGCTGCGTGACGGACGGCACGGCGTCACCCTTCACCTTGCCCGCCCGGACCTGCGCCGCATAGGCGGGAACCCGGGACAGGCCGTGCCCCCTGAGGCCGTCGGCCTCCGCGCCGACCAGGGCACGCGCGGTGCTGTCGGCCGCAGTAGGCGACGTGCCGCATCGCAGCAACGCGTCCGTCACGAGGGCTTGGGCCTGGTCAAGGGTCAGAATCGGCATGGTCTTCGCGGTTTCCTTACTCTGCCGGTGATGCAGACGCGGCGGCTGGCCGGTCACCTCGGCGCGGTGACATCGGGTTTACTGGGCCGAGGCGCTGCAAAAATGGCACATCGCCCCGGAATTCATTCTTGATCTTTAACGGAACCGGAGTTTGGCCCCGGTTTGGGAAGTTCTGGCAAATGCTTCGGGGGGATTTGCCATAGACGCCCCAAGATCTTCGCAACATAGAACGAGAACCGATGACGGATGCCGGATCGTCTGGGCGCGCAACACAGAGCCTTGTCTTCCGCTGCAAAACGGTCGTCGAAGAAAATATTGGAGGGATCGAGCATGGCTGTCACTTTCAGAGATACTGTCTATGGCGCGGGCTTTGTTGGGTCAGATGACGGCGCTCCCAGCGCAGGATTTGGAATCGACGATGTCTCGACCTCGGCGATCTCCTTCACCGGCACCGTGAACCAGGCCGGCGATTCCATCTCGGCGACGGGCATCTTCCCGGGGGAGTCGGCCTCCTCGACCAGGACCCTGTTCGCGACGCAGTACGATTCGCAGAGCCAGATCCAGTTCACGGACAGCACGACCACGCCCACGACCCGGTACGTCCTGTCCAACTCGACCCTGACGCCCCGGCAGCGCGTCACCTTCGACAGCAACAACACCGTGGGTGACTACGCGCCGGTCTGCTTCGTCACCGGCACGGGCATCCGCGTGATCCGCGACGGCCGCGAGGTGGATGTCGCGGTGGAGGACCTGCGCGTCGGCGACCGGGCCGTGACCGCGTCCGGCCCGATCCGGCCGATCGTCTGGATCGGGCACCGCGACCTCGCGGGACAGGGCGGCGCGCTGCCCCACGCCCAGCAGCCGGTCCGCGTCAGCGCCGGTGCCTTCGGAGACGGCCTGCCGACCCGCGACCTCACCCTCTCGCCGGGCCATCCCGTGCTGGTGGGCGCGGACGACGACGCGCAGGGCGGCCACCTCGTGCCGATCATGTGCCTCATCAACGGCACCACCATCGTGCGCCTGCCGCTGGCCGCCGTCACCTACTGGCACGTGGAGCTCGACGCCCACGACATCCTGCTGGCCGAGGGTCTCGCCGCCGAGAGCTACATCGACGGGGGCGACCGTCCGTTCTTCGCGCAAGCCTCCGACCACGCCCTGCACAACCCGGATTTCGTGGCGCCGGGCTGGTCGGCCCGCTGCCGGCCGGTGGCCGTGGACGGTCCCGTCGTCACCGCCGAGCGGGCGCGCCTGAGCGCCGTGTTCGCCGACACGCTGACGGCGCAGGGCGCCTGGACCGACGCCGCCTTCACGACCGCGTGGAACTGACGAAACCGATCTCGCGGGCGGCGCTCGTGTGCCGCCCGTGACCGGAGCCCGAGCGCCCCGTCGATCGACCGTCCCGGACATGGGGGGTGCCGATCGGCGGGGCGCTTCGCTTTGGCCGCTCCCGGTGGGCGCGCTTCGCCCCGGTCAGACCCGGAAACGGGCGGCGTGGCTGCCGATCTCGTCGAGGGCCTGGGGCGCGGCCCCGGCGCGGGTCAGGGCCTCGTGCAGCTGCCGGGTGCTGACGCCGCCGGGGACGGCCAGCAGCAGGCAATGCCCCTCGGCCTGGGGCGCGCGCGCGACGACCTCCCCGTAGAGGTCCTGCAGGGCGCGCGACGCGGCCGGCTCCCAGGCCGCCACGCGGGTCGCGTGCAGGACCCAGTCGCGCTGGGCCGCCGCCGGATCGTCGAGGGGGTTCGAGACCACGAGGACGGGGGTACCGGCCGGATGCGTCGGCCGCTCGATGAAGGGCAGGCGCGCGATGACCTTGGGGCGCCCCTCGCCGACGAGCCCCTCCCACCAGGGCGCCGCGTCGGCGGACGCGCCCGAGCCGTCGGGATCGAGCCGGAAGATGCCGAGGTCGCCCCGCGAGGCCGCCACCGCCGCGATCACCGCGAGACAGGTGGGGTGCGGCCGGTAGGGCACCGTGAAGCCGAAATGGAAGCGGGCGGAATCGCGCATTGGCGCATCCCCGCCCGAGATGTCGGCATGCACCGAGAACGGCGCCTGCACGTAGGTGAAGGTGGCGATGATGACGCGCCAGATGCCCTCCACGGTGTCCAGCGGCAGCAATCCGCGATGGCGCTCGGCGACGCGGCGCATCATCGAGGCTTCCCGCCCCGGCCGGAAGGCCGAGCCGCTGGCCGAGGTCCGCTTGACGGCGATCAGCTGGTCGATGATCGACCCGCGCTGGATCAGCAGGTCATGCATCTCGGCGTCGATCCGGTCGATCTCGGCGCGCAGGTCGGCGAGGTTCTCGAGGGACGGCGCGGGTCTCGTGGTGAAGCGCATGCGGGGCTCGCGAGGGTCCGGCGAGAGATCCGGAGGAGAGGGGGTCGAGGAAACCGGCGGGGTCTCGTTCCCCCGTCATCGCCGCCCGGTCTACGATCGTGCGCGCCGAAGGGCCAGTGCGGAGCGCCGGCGGCGGTGGCCTTTCGTTGACGCGTGAGGGTGCGCACACTACCTCAACCCCCTGGGTCGCAGGGTCCTCGCGCGGATGGCATACCAGCCGGCCGCCCATCCCGGATCGACGCGCCGCCTCCTCCAACCCGTTTCCTGATCATGTCGCTGGATACCGCCCTCAAGCCCGGCACGTCCGAAGACGAAGCGGCCCGCGCCGAGGCGCCGGGCCTGGAACTGTCGCAGGCCCGCGAGCCGATGGGCCTCGTCGCCGCGTTCGGCCTGGACGAGCCCCTGGCGATGGATGCCGGCGTGCAGCTGGCCCCGTTCCAGATCGCCTACCGGACGGCCGGCACCCTCAACGCGGACCGCTCCAACGCCGTCCTGATCTGCCACGCGCTGACCGGCGACCAGCACTTCGCCCATACCCATCCGGTCACGGGCAAGCGCGGCTGGTGGGAGACCCTGGTGGGGCCGGGCAAGCCCGTCGACACCGACCGCTACTTCGTCGTCTGCTCCAACGTCATCGGCTCGTGCATGGGCTCCACCGGCCCGGCCTCCATCGACCCGGCGACCGGGCGCGCCTACGGGCTGGACTTTCCCCTGGTGACCATCCGGGACATGGTCCGCGCCCAGGCGATGCTGCTCGACCGCCTCGGCATCCCGGACCTGTTCCTCTGTATCGGCGGCTCCATGGGCGGCATGCAGGTGCTGCAATGGGCGGCGAGCTACCCCGAGCGGGTCTTCGCCGCGATGCCGATCGCCACGGGCCCGCGCCACTCGGCGCAGAACATCGCCTTCCACGAGGTCGGCCGGCAGGCGATCATGGCCGATCCCGCCTGGGCGGAGGGGCGCTACCTCGAGGTGGGCACGCGTCCCGCCAAGGGCCTCGGCGTCGCCCGCATGGGCGCACACATCACCTACCTGTCGGAGCCGGCCCTGCACCGGAAGTTCGGCCGGCGCTTCCAGGGTGGCTCGGCCCCGACCTTCTCGTTCAACGCCGACTTCCAGATCGAGAGCTACCTGCGGCACCAGGGCCTCAGCTTCGTCGAGCGCTTCGACGCCAACGCCTATCTCTATCTCACCCGGGCGATGGACTATTTCGACCTCGCCGCCGACCAGGGCGGCGTGCTCGCCAACGCCTTCAGGGGGACGAAGACCCGGTTCTGCGTGATGTCCTTCACCTCCGACTGGCTGTTCCCGACCTCCGAATCCCGCGCCATCGTGCACGCGCTGAACGCGGCCTCGGCCCCCGTCGCCTTCGTGGAGGTGGAGAGCGACAAGGGCCATGACGCGTTCCTCCTCGACGAGCCCGTGATGTTCGCCGCCGCGCGGGGCTACATCGACGCCGCCGCCCGGGCGCGCGGCCTGTGACGGCGTCCCGATCTCCGATCCAGGAACGCCCCTGGGAGACCGCCGAGGCACTGCCGCGCGACGACGCGGGCAGCACCCGCGTCGACCACCTCGTCGTGCTCGGCCTCGTGCCGGAGAATGCCCGCGTCCTCGATATCGGCTGCGGCGACGGAGCCCTGCTCGCCCTGCTGCGGGACCGGCGCGGCGTCGACGGGCGCGGCATCGAACTCTCGCGCGAGGGCGTCAATGCCTGCCTCGCCCGGGGCCTGCCGGTGATCCAGGGCGACGCCGACACGGACCTGGCGAACTATCCCGACGGCGCCTTCGACGTGGTGGTGCTGTCCCAGACCATCCAGGCGACCCGCAACCCGCGGATCGTACTGGAGCATCTGCTGCGCATCGGGCGGCAGGTGGTCATCTCGTTCCCGAATTTCGGCCATTGGCGCGTGCGCTCGGAACTCGCCCTGCGCGGGCGCATGCCGGTCACCGCCCTGATGCCGGAGGAATGGTACGAGACCCCGAACATCCATCACTGCACCATCCGCGACTTCGTCGGCCTGTGCCGGACGGTGAACGCGAAGATCGAGAAGGCGACGGCCCTCGACGCGCGCGGCCGGCCCATGCGGTTCGCGATGCCCTGGTGGGTCTGGAACCTGATGGGGGCCCAGGGCGTGTTCCTGCTGCGTCGCGGGGGCGCCGGCGATCCCGCGCCCTGAGCGAGGGCGCGGGATCGCTGTTGCACGTGAAAACCCTTAACCCTGTTGGCTGCGCCGGATGAGCAGGGTCGCGACCTCGTAGGTCACCTGCGCGCCCCCCGCCTCGAAGACCCGCAGGACGCGGCGCAGGGCGCCCGGCCGCAGGGGCATCCCCCCGCCGGGGGTGTCCGCCCCGATGGCGCGCAGGGATCGCAGGAAGGCGCGGCCATCGGCGTGGGGTTCGAGCAGGGCCTCGGCCGAGACGCAGAGCGTGCAGCCGGGAACCGCCAGCGCCGCGAGGTCCGCCAGGGCGGGGTAGCGGGGCGTCGCCGCCTCCAGGCCACAGGCCGCGTGCGCGGCCCGCCACTCGGTGAAGCTGCCCGAGGACAGGGTCGCCACCGCGAGCAGGCCGCCGGGGGCGAGGAGCGCGGCGAGGCTCGCCAGCGTGCCCGGAAGATCCTCGAACCATTGCGCCGCGAGGCTGGAGGCGATGAGGTCGAAGCCGGGGGCAAGGCAGGGCCGCTCCGCATCCATGACGAGGACGCGCAGGTTCGCCGCCCCGGCGAGGCGGGCGCGGCAGCGCCGGACCATGCCGGGCGCGATGTCGGTGGCGAGGAGCGTGCCGCCGTGCCCGTGTTCCCGTAAGGCCGTGGTGAGCAGGCCCGTCCCGCACCCGACCTCGAGGATGCGCCGCGCCGCCCGGGCTTCCCCCGCGATGCGTCCGGCCAGCCGCGCGGCGGCCTCGGCCTGGATCCGGGCCGCGCCGTCGTAATCTTCGGCGCCGTCGAAGGCCCGGGCCACTGCCTGCTTCCAGGAACGCATCACGGCTGCCGTCGGGATCGTCTGCGAGAGGCGGCGATAGCGCCTGCGCGGGGGCGGCTCAAGGTCCGGCCGGTCCGGTTCACGCCGCCAGCGCCGCCTCGATCATCCGCGCCACCGCGAGGGCGCGGCCGTCATCGCCGAAGCGGGCCACCACCTGCACGCCGAGCGGCAGGCCGTCGCTCGGGACCGGGACGGTGACGCAGGGGACGCCCATCAGGGTCCAGAGGCGGTTGTAGCGGGCGTCGCCCGTGGTGCCGAGACCGGCCGGTGCGCGGCCGGGCGCGGAGACGGTCAGGATGGCGTCGACGTCGCGGAACAGGTCCTTGAGCACGCGGCGGGCCCGGTGCGCGCTGCGCCGGGCCTCGTCGTACGCGGCGGCGTCGAGGGCCTGGGCCGCGTCGAGCTGGTCGCCGAGTTCCGGGCTGAGCCGGGCGCGGTGGTGGGTGTATTCCCAGGCCAGTGCCTGGCGCGCCTCGTAATCCTGGATGGTCGCGTGGCAGGCCCAGGCTTCGGGCAGCGGCGCCGGCAGGGTCAGGTCGCCGACCCGTGCACCGGCGGCCTCCAGGGCGCGCACGGCCGTCGAGAGTGCCGCTAGCGCCTCCGGATCGGCCGGGCCCGCGAAATCCTGGAGGCAGAGGCCGATGCGCGGGGTGCCCGGCGCTTCGTCGAGATCGAGCCCCGGCCGGTCGGCGATCAGGCTCAGGCCCTGCGCGATGTCCCGGATGCCGGCCCCGAACAGGCCGAGGGTATCGAGCGCCCAGGAGAAGGTCTTGACGCCGACCGTGGGCAGGAGGCGGAAGGACGGCTTGATCGCCGCGACCCCGCAGAACGCCGCCGGGCGGATCACCGAGCCGCCGGTCTGGGTGCCGATGGCCAGCGGGACCATGCCGGCGGCGACCGCCGCGGCCGAGCCCGCCGAGGACCCGCCGGGGGTGTGGCCCCGATCTCGCGGGTTCACCGTGGCGGTGGGGTCGTGGCTGGCGAACGGCGAGGTGGTGGTCTTGGCCAGCGGGACGGCGCCGAGCGCCCGCAGCCGCGCCACGATGGCCGCATCGGCCTTGGGTTGCCAGCCGGCATAGATCGGCGAGCCCATCTGCGTGGGCAGGTCGGCGGTGTCGATGATGTCCTTGATGCCCACCGCGATGCCCGCGAGCGGCCCCCCGCGGGGGATCGCCGGGTCCGGGTGCTGGCGGACGATCGCCCCGATTCCGGGATCGCGTGCCGCGATGGCCTCCTGGGAGAGGCGGACGGCACCGGCCGGATCCAGGGTGCCGGCGGCGATGCGGGTACGGAGATCGACGAGGGACAGCATGCGGGCTTGGTCCGGCCTGCGTCGGCGGCTGTCAACACCGTTCCACAAGGTCCGCGTTTCGCGTGGCATCGTTGACGCATCGTTTACGCAACGCTGCGCATCGTCCGCATCATGTGGCGTAGCGTATTCGCATTCTCAGGCTTGGCGTTGTTCGGTGCGGGCCTCACGGGCTGTGCCCTCAACAGGTTCGAGCAGCGCGAGCCCTGGCGCGACCAGACCGAGCAGGCCTGCAACGCCAAGCGGCTCGTGGAGACGACGGAGTTCGTCACCCCCGCCAAGGAGATCAGCGGGCCGGGCGTCTGCGGCATGCTCCAGCCCTATCGCGTCACCCGCCTCGGCAGGGGCACCGTCGCCCTCAAGCAGCGCGTGACCCTGGCCTGCCCGGCGCTCACCGAGGCCGAGGCCTGGCTCGCCGACACCATCCAGCCGGCCGCGAACCTGTATTTCGGCCAGCCGGTCGCCGAGATCAACGCGGGCACCTATGCCTGCCGGGGCCGCAACAACCAGGTCGGCGCCAAGCTCTCGGAGCATTCCTTCGGCAATGCCCTCGACATCATGTCGTTCAAGCTCGCCGACGGCTACGTCATCACGGTGAAGGGCGGCTGGCGCGGTACCGAGGCCGAGCAGGGCTTCCTGCGCGAGGTGTTCCTCGGCGCCTGCGCCCGGTTCTCGACGGTGCTGGCGCCGGGTTCGAACGTGTTCCACTACGACCATATCCACGTGGATCTCGCCCGCCACGATCCACGCGGCCTGCGCCGGATCTGCCAGCCGCTGATTAAGTTCGTGCCGCAGCTCGGCGCCGACGGAATGGCCCGTGCCACGGCCCGGCCGCGTCCGCCGGAGCGCCTGCCGGCCCCGCCCCAGGCGCCGATCGACGTCGAGGAGGACGATCCCTACGGGGCGACGCCGATGTCGTCCCGGCAGCCCGCGCGGCCGGCCCCGTCGCAGCTCGCGCACGCACCGGCCCGGATCCCGGCGCAAGCTGCGGCCCCGATGCGCCCGCCCGCGCCGGCGGTCGCCTACACCGCCGCGCCTCGTCCCCCGACCCCGCGCCCGCCGGCACCCCGGGTCGCGGCCGCCCTCCCCCCGGAGGATTTCGCCTCCGAGCCGCTCTCGCTGGCGGCGCCCGGGCTCGCCGATCCGATCTACTGAGGTGTGCCCGGCGAACCCCAGGCCCCCGAGAAAGCGACGCCGTTTCCCGGCGCGTGCTTGACACACCGGGCCGAGCCGCCATCGTTCGGGCAAGACTTACGGACTCCAGCGGAATAAAGACGCCGGCATGCGCCCGAACCCTCTCTCCACCGCCTTCGCCCTCGGCCTCGTCCTGGCCGGCGCCCTCCAGCCGGCCCTCGCCCGCTCCGGCCGCGAGGAGATCACCCCCGCCGAGGAGCGCGAGTTCAACTACGAGGCCGATATCCCGGGCTGCCAGGCGCCGGAGGTGCTGGAGCGGCTCTCGTCCCACTTCGCCGAGAAGGAGGCGAAGTTCTGGAACTCGTCCCTGACCATCCTGCGCTACGAGCGTATCGAGCGGACCGCCTGGCGGCCCTGGGGCCTCGACTACGTCCCGCGCCGCTTCTGCAGCGCGGTCGCCA
It encodes:
- a CDS encoding DUF2125 domain-containing protein yields the protein MAQSPTPARSPSRKGLFLPYILLGTLVVAWSAGWFYIRHRAASEMDAWLAREQAAGRTWTCADRSITGYPFRIELRCAALAFARTDSRFTLGPVTAVVQVYQPRQGILEVGGPFHVEQGDLTADADWTALKGSFHGASDGFVRASLVADGAKGSVHGAGEAPIAFATQHLELHARPTPGRFESDGAVDTSLRVTRIQLPLADAALGNTDPADLALDTTINRATTLQTGPVAQELDAWRQAGGSLNLTLLSLAKGERRLQAKGSLDLDAAHRPQGQLELRAAGVEALVAQVMGQRFGAEKGALLGNLVGQLLNRRNPAGAEGSAPAQGDAALKALPPLRLAEGRLMLGPFPIPSVQLPPLY
- a CDS encoding prephenate/arogenate dehydrogenase family protein: MPDLDTLAIVGLGLIGSSIARGARHYGLARHIVAIDRDAGVLERVRALNLADTVTDDIATGVGGADLVILCVPVGTVGAVAALMGPHLKAGAIVSDVGSVKASVVAAVAPHLPEGVAFVPAHPVAGTEYSGPDAGFSTLFSGRWCILTPTEGTDPEATARVQRFWEGLNAIVETMTPEHHDLVLAITSHVPHLIAYNIVGTAADLEAVTQSEVIKFSAGGFRDFTRIAASDPTMWRDVFLTNKDAVLEMLGRFNEDLAALARAIRWDDGDALHELFTRTRAIRRGIVAMGQETAEADFGRGRPSEPTP
- a CDS encoding pyridoxal phosphate-dependent aminotransferase — protein: MSSAPLAPSRPVPRPGVLAIEAYVPGKSGAPGLKVHKLSSNETPLGPSPKAVAAMKAEAAKLELYPDGTSARLREAIAARYGLDPARIVCGAGSDELLSFLAYAYLGAGDEGIFTEHGFLVYRIAILAAGGTPVVVKERDLRADVDALLAAVTPRTKIVYLANPNNPTGTYLPFDEVRRLHAGLPPHVLLVLDGAYAEYVRANDYASGLDLVLEANNVVMTRTFSKIHGLAALRIGWMVAPLEVADAVNRIRGPFNLSGAGIAAGAAAIADDAHVAAAVAHNDTWLAAMTEAVRGLGLTVTPSVANFLLVHFPDAPGRSAAEADAFLTARGVITRRVSSYGLPDALRVTVGGEAANTAFLDALTAFVQDAPGA
- a CDS encoding Ldh family oxidoreductase; the encoded protein is MPILTLDQAQALVTDALLRCGTSPTAADSTARALVGAEADGLRGHGLSRVPAYAAQVRAGKVKGDAVPSVTQPRPGLLAVDAAHGFAYPALDRVVADLPAIARVQGVAAAGIRRSHHCGAAGRPVEALAEQGLVAILFANTPAAMAPWGGARAVLGTNPVAFAAPLPGRAPVVIDLSLSKVARGAIVSARQRGEAIPEGWALDAEGRPTTDPSAALAGTMLPLGDAKGIALALMVEILAAGLVGARFAGEASSFLDAAGDPPGTGQLILALDATALATDALERFAVLAGSIEAQPGARLPGSRRLALRARAEAEGLTIPEILLAEIAAA
- a CDS encoding Hint domain-containing protein; translated protein: MAVTFRDTVYGAGFVGSDDGAPSAGFGIDDVSTSAISFTGTVNQAGDSISATGIFPGESASSTRTLFATQYDSQSQIQFTDSTTTPTTRYVLSNSTLTPRQRVTFDSNNTVGDYAPVCFVTGTGIRVIRDGREVDVAVEDLRVGDRAVTASGPIRPIVWIGHRDLAGQGGALPHAQQPVRVSAGAFGDGLPTRDLTLSPGHPVLVGADDDAQGGHLVPIMCLINGTTIVRLPLAAVTYWHVELDAHDILLAEGLAAESYIDGGDRPFFAQASDHALHNPDFVAPGWSARCRPVAVDGPVVTAERARLSAVFADTLTAQGAWTDAAFTTAWN
- a CDS encoding chorismate mutase, whose translation is MRFTTRPAPSLENLADLRAEIDRIDAEMHDLLIQRGSIIDQLIAVKRTSASGSAFRPGREASMMRRVAERHRGLLPLDTVEGIWRVIIATFTYVQAPFSVHADISGGDAPMRDSARFHFGFTVPYRPHPTCLAVIAAVAASRGDLGIFRLDPDGSGASADAAPWWEGLVGEGRPKVIARLPFIERPTHPAGTPVLVVSNPLDDPAAAQRDWVLHATRVAAWEPAASRALQDLYGEVVARAPQAEGHCLLLAVPGGVSTRQLHEALTRAGAAPQALDEIGSHAARFRV
- the metX gene encoding homoserine O-acetyltransferase MetX, which gives rise to MGLVAAFGLDEPLAMDAGVQLAPFQIAYRTAGTLNADRSNAVLICHALTGDQHFAHTHPVTGKRGWWETLVGPGKPVDTDRYFVVCSNVIGSCMGSTGPASIDPATGRAYGLDFPLVTIRDMVRAQAMLLDRLGIPDLFLCIGGSMGGMQVLQWAASYPERVFAAMPIATGPRHSAQNIAFHEVGRQAIMADPAWAEGRYLEVGTRPAKGLGVARMGAHITYLSEPALHRKFGRRFQGGSAPTFSFNADFQIESYLRHQGLSFVERFDANAYLYLTRAMDYFDLAADQGGVLANAFRGTKTRFCVMSFTSDWLFPTSESRAIVHALNAASAPVAFVEVESDKGHDAFLLDEPVMFAAARGYIDAAARARGL
- the metW gene encoding methionine biosynthesis protein MetW; translation: MTASRSPIQERPWETAEALPRDDAGSTRVDHLVVLGLVPENARVLDIGCGDGALLALLRDRRGVDGRGIELSREGVNACLARGLPVIQGDADTDLANYPDGAFDVVVLSQTIQATRNPRIVLEHLLRIGRQVVISFPNFGHWRVRSELALRGRMPVTALMPEEWYETPNIHHCTIRDFVGLCRTVNAKIEKATALDARGRPMRFAMPWWVWNLMGAQGVFLLRRGGAGDPAP